One window of the Anopheles cruzii chromosome 2, idAnoCruzAS_RS32_06, whole genome shotgun sequence genome contains the following:
- the LOC128277311 gene encoding oxysterol-binding protein-related protein 11: protein MESNLNKVLNMNRQQLSGQLYKYTNVVKGWQYRWFSVDAQGGLLSYFLCEPAGDDSTPQLVGNVPRGQVHLAGAVICPSDEDSKTFTVNCASGDMMKLRAVDARARQEWVDGLRAVVESHSNSTGTALPPRDQLAAHDAFGAARQQLQQTELSNAALARAIENLTGPPSPTDPDLLVLKALSAASTHCLLQCLGLLQRHPTTDLLGPDARLDQSF from the exons ATGGAGTCGAACCTGAATAAAGTCTTAAATATGAATCGACAGCAACTGAGTGGCCAACTTTATAAATACACCAACGTGGTAAAGG GTTGGCAATATCGATGGTTCAGTGTCGATGCCCAAGGCGGCCTACTCAGTTACTTCTTGTGCGAGCCCGCAGGAGATGATTCGACCCCCCAGCTGGTGGGTAACGTTCCCCGGGGTCAGGTGCATCTGGCCGGTGCCGTCATTTGTCCAAGTGACGAAGACTCGAAAACTTTTACGGTAAACTGTGCGTCGGGTGACATGATGAAGTTACGAGCCGTTGATGCTCGCGCCCGCCAGGAATGGGTCGACGGATTGCGCGCCGTAGTTGAGAGTCATTCCAATTCGACCGGTACAGCGCTTCCTCCACGCGACCAATTGGCCGCTCACGATGCGTTTGGTGCGGCTCGGCAGCAGCTACAGCAGACGGAACTGAGCAATGCAGCGTTGGCACGGGCCATCGAGAACCTAACCGGACCGCCTTCGCCCACCGACCCCGATCTGTTGGTTCTGAAAGCGCTTTCTGCTGCCAGCACGCACTGTTTGCTCCAGTGCCTGGGATTACTGCAGAGGCACCCGACGACTGATTTACTGGGTCCCGACGCGAGACTGGACCAAAGTTTCTAA
- the LOC128269496 gene encoding polycomb protein suz12-A, producing the protein MDKQIANSSSSKQENSWQGVNGEGNAGTNRRKMSSNKKNEKEATGTTTTALDVAVPKQEKMDFLNVDLEIFMQALEKPSQIYRFLRTRNMLMPIFLSRNLSYMRNRCLRSHKSRQTFKIDSMLGQKVAKLEAEAIAASMATAAGDGGSVTSEYLTILFLGFFDESTNSALFDGCGRLERSVVIETNLIKITHNKRHALSSGLMQFSVGKAKARVNPPNDGDVPPLGVRESKRQYVTIPMDMFSTQGSPNGDTIGPQTSFVLLFRISRSVPVAGNGAVDVYCGAADGENDGEEPTCKRQKLHIQTRVFGTELILYDKYGQCQVTNADYELVMHEIAVQQPTVVGKDAGWDRTMGLTPDGDEVMEYSPEDECSNTSQDDGAMMTDVIRNALHEYEGCNIPPKLKLRVQWTKEASLGPSESSSPVAAELGGAGVGEALLGSSDKENHKPPETMSPSSTSAPFKKGLNININNNSILTPAAATAGPLDEPLGSNGQSPPVEDMPDPDHTNGLGTGETKVVVYQFTHNNCSRQRTEHTRVFRCPWCSINCGALYSLLKHLKLNHARFMFAYVAIPQGAQIDVTMNEQYDGSYNGAPQDLFFPSAAFTRRFLPARRTVVTNLLVCRPRRQKHSLSEFIECEENEYDSQRPFITGHNRMYHHTMTCLPVHPRELDIDSEAESDPLWLQHKTMQMIDEFTDVNEGEKELMKMWNLHVMKYGYVGDCQIPIALEMFIDLRGRELWARNLYRNFVLHMSSMFDFGLVSADVMQRTIRKLRKILHTNPELQRTVSEHRAEQSTYWNTVAVHRPENLKPEPRSGTGERLTSGAGASSSSSGTNGTTVGGSGTGAGAGTSGTGTNAGEGQQRKVKPTITPAKNTDPTAISPPRRRSASAAANAATAATKGAASNANAKQTPSAVTAGSAKGAAPHSTAKKTSSPSSSSSAVPSLPPPPSSFSLLCKKPTTAGGLSAFSSSTAAQQQLNKHLKSIMSPIMTRRKSLSLGIHHQQSQQRKRTSN; encoded by the exons ATGGACAAACAGatcgccaacagcagcagcagcaagcaggaAAACAGCTGGCAAGGGGTAAACGGCGAGGGAAACGCAGGAACCAACCGTAGGAAAATGTCATCCAACAAGAAGAACGAAAAAgaggccaccggcaccaccaccacggcgttGGACGTCGCAGTGCCCAAACAGGAGAAGATGGATTTTTTAAACGTGGATCTCGAAATATTCATGCAGGCACTAGAGA AACCGTCGCAAATTTATCGATTTCTACGCACCCGAAACATGCTGATG CCGATATTTTTGTCCCGGAATCTGTCGTACATGCGCAACCGTTGCTTGCGATCTCACAAGTCGCGCCAGACGTTCAAAATTGACTCGATGCTCGGCCAAAAGGTAGCGAAACTGGAAGCCGAGGCGATCGCCGCTTCCATGGCAACGGCGGCAGGCGACGGCGGGAGCGTAACCAGTGAGTACTTGACGATACTGTTTCTGGGCTTCTTCGATGAGTCGACCAATTCGGCACTGTTCGACGGCTGTGGTCGCTTGGAACGGAGCGTGGTCATTGAAACGAATCTGATCAAAATCACGCACAACAAGCGGCACGCCCTTTCGTCCGGGTTGATGCAGTTTTCGGTTGGGAAGGCCAAGGCGCGGGTAAACCCGCCGAATGATGGGGACGTGCCGCCGCTCGGTGTTCGCGAGTCCAAGCGGCAGTACGTCACCATACCGATGGATATGTTCAGCACGCAGGGATCGCCCAACGGTGACACGATCGGTCCGCAGACGTCCTTCGTGCTGCTGTTTCGGATCTCGCGCTCCGTGCCGGTCGCTGGCAACGGCGCGGTGGATGTGTACTGTGGCGCTGCCGACGGCGAAAACGATGGCGAGGAACCGACGTGCAAACGGCAGAAGCTGCACATCCAAACGCGAGTTTTCGGAACGGAGCTCATCCTGTACGACAAGTACGGTCAGTGTCAGGTGACGAACGCTGACTACGAGCTGGTGATGCACGAAATCGCCGTCCAGCAGCCGACGGTCGTCGGCAAGGATGCGGGTTGGGATCGCACGATGGGACTGACGCCCGATGGGGACGAGGTGATGGAGTACTCGCCGGAGGACGAATGCAGCAATACCTCGCAGGACGACGGCGCGATGATGACGGACGTGATACGCAACGCCCTGCACGAGTACGAGGGCTGCAACATACCGCCCAAACTGAAGCTGCGGGTGCAATGGACCAAAGAAGCTTCGCTCGGGCCGTCCGAGAGCTCGAGTCCGGTGGCAGCGGAGCTGGGCGGTGCGGGGGTCGGTGAAGCGTTGCTTGGCTCGAGCGACAAGGAGAACCACAAGCCACCCGAAACCATGTCACCGTCTTCGACTTCGGCGCCCTTCAAGAAGGGACTCAACAttaacatcaacaacaacagcatcctCACGccggccgctgccaccgcagGGCCACTCGATGAGCCGCTCGGCAGTAACGGGCagtcgccgccggtggaagACATGCCGGATCCCGACCATACAAACGGCCTCGGAACCGGTGAAACGAAGGTTGTGGTGTATCAGTTCACGCACAACAACTGCTCGCGCCAGCGAACCGAGCACACCCGGGTGTTCCGTTGCCCGTGGTGTAGCATCAACTGTGGGGCACTGTACTCGCTGTTGAAGCATCTCAAGCTGAACCACGCCCGGTTCATGTTCGCGTACGTGGCGATTCCGCAGGGGGCCCAGATCGATGTGACGATGAACGAGCAGTACGATGGTTCGTACAACGGGGCGCCGCAGGATTTGTTCTTTCCCTCGGCCGCATTCACGCGCCGTTTCCTACCGGCACGCCGAACGGTGGTCACAAATCTGCTCGTTTGTCGCCCCCGGCGTCAGAAGCACTCCCTGTCGGAGTTTATCGAGTGCGAGGAAAACGAGTACGACAGCCAGCGGCCGTTCATTACCGGACACAATAG GATGTACCACCACACCATGACCTGTTTGCCGGTGCACCCGAGGGAACTGGACATCGATTCCGAGGCGGAAAGTGATCCCCTGTGGCTGCAGCACAAGACGATGCAGATGATCGACGAGTTTACCGACGTGAACGAGGGCGAGAAGGAACTGATGAAGATGTGGAATCTGCACGTCATGAAGTACGGGTACGTCGGCGACTGCCAGATTCCGATCGCGCTGGAAATGTTCATCGATCTGCGGGGCCGCGAGCTGTGGGCCCGCAACCTGTACCGCAACTTTGTGCTCCACATGAGCTCGATGTTTGACTTTGGGCTCGTATCGGCCGACGTTATGCAGCGCACCATTCGCAAGCTCAGG AAAATATTGCACACCAATCCGGAGCTGCAGCGTACGGTTTCGGAGCATCGTGCCGAGCAGAGCACGTACTGgaacacggtggcggtgcacaGGCCCGAGAATCTGAAGCCGGAACCTAGAAGTGGCACCGGAGAACGACTAACGTCTGGCGCGGGCGCAAGTTCGTCGTCTTCCGGCACCAATGGCACCACCGTCGGAGGCAGtggcaccggtgccggcgcaggcacctccggcaccggcaccaacgCCGGCGAAGGGCAGCAACGCAAGGTGAAACCCACCATTACGCCCGCCAAAAACACGGACCCCACAG CCATATCGCCTCCCCGACGCCGTAGTGCCAGTGCCGCCGCTAACGCTGCCACGGCCGCCACCAAAGGCGCAGCcagcaacgccaacgccaaacaaacaccatcCGCGGTCACGGCGGGCAGCGCGAAAGGGGCCGCCCCTCATTCGACTGCCAAGAAAACATCCtccccatcatcgtcatcatcggcagttccatcgctgccgccgccaccatcatcctTTTCGTTGTTATGCAAAAAGCCAACCACTGCCGGCGGACTGTCCGCTTTTTCATCCAGCACTgccgctcagcagcagctgaacAAGCACCTGAAATCGATCATGTCCCCGATAATGACCAGAAGAAAATCTCTTTCCCTAGGcatccaccaccagcagtcgcagcagcgGAAGCGCACGTCGAACTGA